The genomic DNA CCGTGGTGCCTGCCGGGGCGTTGTCGCTGCCCGCGGTCGGGTCGGCGTCGAGAATTACGTTACCGTTCAGGCTGGTGTCGCCCGTCACGGTACCGGCGCTGGTTTCTTTCACCGCCACATCGAGGCTGGTGTAGGAGCCGGTCGCCAGCAGGTTGGTGTTGTAGCTCAGCACCCGGTAATCGCCATCAGCCAGCCCGGTCAGGTTCAGCGATACGCCGGTGGCTCCGAGGGTCAGCAGATCGGCAAACTGCGGTTGTCCGGTATCCACAACGGTGGTCCAGACACCGTTGACGTTATGTTGAACCACAAGTTCAAGGGTGTTGAGCAGAGAGAGTACCGCGCCCGTGGCGTTGGCGTTCACCACAATATCCGCGCTGCCACCGCTGCCCACCGTGAAGTTCACCTGGGCAGTATCATTACCCAACAACGTGAGAACGTTGCCTACGGCACCCACCAGCAGGAAACCGTAATCACTGTACTGGCTGTTGGTGACGGTGGCCGTGGTGCTGAGGTTCAGCTCTTCGACGTTATTGCTGGCGGAGAGCGGAACGACCGGCGCAAGTACGGAGCCAGGCTGTGAGGTATTGCCCGCGACGTCACTGGCGGTGATCTGCAGCGTCTGGCCTTCGGTCTGTTTGTTCGTAAAGGTGTAACTGTACGTGCCGTTGCTGTCCGCCGTGGCAGTCACCGTGGAGCCATCTGCAAGGCGAATAGCAACGGTGCTGCCTGCTTCCGCGTTACCAGTCAATACGCTACCGTCAGCGTTAAAGGTACCGGTTGGTGCCGTGGGGGCGGCAGTATCAACAATAATCGTCGTCACGGTTGAAGCCGCGCTGATGTTGCCCGCCGCATCGGTGGCCGTAGCGGTGAAGTTATGCGTGCCTTCCGTCAGTATGGTGCTGGTTTGTGGCAGGGTCCAGTTGCCGCTGGCATCGGCGGTTACCGTGCCGACAACCGTTGCCCCGTCATAGATACGCACTGTCGCATTGGCTTCGGCGGTTCCGTTCAGCGTTGGACGTGTGTCGTTGGTCGGGGTGGTGCCGATAACTGGCCCAGTGACGCTACCGACATCATCGACAACCGAGCCGATAACCGGGGCGATTGGCGCTATGGCATCCACGTTGATCACATAGGGGGTGGTGGGTGCGCTGGTATTGCCCACCGCATCGGTGGCGGTAAACGTCAGGCTGTGCGACCCGTTGCTCAGCGCCGGAGAAGGGGTAAAGCTCCATGCCCCGCCGGTCGCGATCGCGCTACCAATCTGGACGCCGTTATCGAAAATGTTCACTGTGGCCCCGGCTTCCGCTGTACCGGTGAGGGTTGGCTGCGCGTCGTTGGTCAACCCTCCGTCGGTGACTGGTGTAGCCACGTTACCCACATCATCCACAATGCTGCTCAGCACCGGCAGGGCTGGCGGCGTCGTGTCGATAGTCAGGCTAAAGGCCGCTGACGAAACGCTGGTATTACCCGCTGCATCCGTGGCCTGCGCCGTGAAGCTGTGCGCGCCCGTGGCTAAGGTGGTCGTGAGCAAGATACTCCAGTTGCCGCTGGTATCCGCGGTGCCCGTTCCGACAAGCGTTGTACCTTCGTAGATATTCACAGTCGCAAACGGCTCACTGGTCCCGACAAGCCGTGGCACGGTGTCGTCGGTCGTCTGTCCTGAACTGAGCGGGCCGGTGATGCTGCCCGCATCGTCAACGGCCTGGCTGATAACCGGCGCATTGGGGGCGCTGGTATCAACAACCAGCGTAAAGCCAGGCGAAGCCGGGCTGACGTTCCCCGCCGCGTCGGTCGCGGTCGCGGTCCAGGTATGGCTGCCATTGCTCAGCGCTGATGACGGCGTAAAGCTCCATGCTCCGGCGCCATCCGCCAGCGCGGTGCCGACCGGCTGTCCGTTCTCATAGATGGTCACCGTGGCGTTGGCTGCCGCGGTGCCCGTCAACGTTGGCGTGGTGTCGTCGGTACTTTGCCCGGAAGTCAGCGGCGTCTGTACGCTGCCTGCGTTGTCTCCCGCGGTCGTGATGGCCGGTGCCGCCGGTGGTGCCGTATCCACCGTCAGGTTAAACGGTGCCGTTGTGCTGCCGGTGTTACCAGCCGCATCGGTGGCATTGAAGGTGATAGCATGAGGCCCGTCGCTCAGGGCGGTGTCAGGCGTGTAGGTCCAGTTCCCCTGGGCATTAACCACCGCGGTGCCAATCTCGTTGCCATCCACAATGATATGCACTGTGGCACCTACTTCACCCGTACCGTTGAAGGTCGGACGCGCGTCGTTGGTGCTGTTGCCGGTGGTGAGCGTACCGGTGACCGGGCCGACGTCGTCAATCACACTGCTGACCAGTGGCGCAGCAGGACCTGTTGCATCCACGGTAAAGGCAAAGACCGACGAGTTTGCTGACGCATTCCCTGCCGCGTCCGTTGCATAGACGCGAAGAGCGTAGCTGCCATCGCCCAGTGGCGTGCTCGGGGTAAAGGTCCAGTTACCACTTCCGTCGACGGTCGCAAGACCAATCTCCGTACCATTATTCATGATATGGATTGTACTGCCCGGTTGTCCGGTGCCGCCGATCGTCGGGGTGATGTCGTTGGTGACTTGCCCGCTGGTGAGGTTGCCGGTCACGCCGCCAGGGGCATTGTCGTTAACCGTATCCAGCGTTGGAACCGTTGGCGCCGTCAGGTCAACCACGACGTTCCAGCCGTTAGACACCTGGCTGACGTTGCCCTGTGGGTCGGTGGCGGTAACGGTGAAGGCGTGAGGCCCTTCGCTGAGCGCGGTGTCAGGGGTGAATGTCCAGGCACCGGTGCCGTCAGCCGTGACCACGGCAATCTGGGTACCGCCGTCGAAAATTTTCACCACGCTGTTCGCTTCCGCCGTCCCCGAAAGGGTTGGCGTCGCGTCGTTGGTAGGGTTACCGCTGACTACCGTGGTGGCGGCGTTACCGACATTATCCGTTATGTTGGTGATCACCGGTGTGGTGGAAACCGTATCAACGACGATGGTGAAGCCTATCGACAGACCACTTTCATTGCCCGCGGGGTCGGTCTCGCGGATGGTCAGAACGTTATTGCCCTCCGCCAGCGCGGGCGGTGTGAAGACCCAGGTCCCCGTATTGCCGACCAGTGCGGTGCCCAGCAGGGTTCCGTTGCTGTAAACGGAGATGGTATCGCCCACCGTGCCGGAGCCGGTAAGGGTAGGCTGGTTATCGTTGGTGGTCTGCCCGTTGGTGAGCGGACCGGTGCCTGGGTTGACGTCATCAATTACCGCGCCGATAGTCGGTGTGCCCGGTGCAGTCAGATCGACGGTGACGCTGGCGGCCGGAGAGCGGCCGCTGGTCGCGCCATTGAGGGTCGCTGTGACCTCAAAGGTATGCAGCCCTTCGCCAAGCACGGTCGGGGTATAGCTCCAGTTGCCGCTGCCGTCGGCGGTGACCGTCGACACGGCTGTAACGTCACCGTCCTGATAGATGGTAATCAGGCTGCCCGCTTCGGCCGTGCCGGTGAGAGTAGGGGTAGTGTCGTTGGTGGTTTTGTCTTTCACATCGCCGGTGACCGGATCGACGTCATCGACGATCGCTGTGATAACGGGCACCTGCGGCAGGTCGAGCGGCGAATCAACGACGTTAAACGTCGCGCCTGGGCTGGCATTCCCTGCGGCATCAGTAGCGCTTACGGTCAGGGTGGTCGGATCCAGCTGTGCCGGACTCAGCGCAATGGAGAAGCTGCCGTCGCCGGCGGCAGTGCCGGTACCAATGACGGTACCACCGCTATTTTTCACGGTAATGGTACTTCCTGCCTCGGCAGTACCCGTCAGAGGCGTTCCCTCCTGAGCAAGAGCCATGTTGATCGGGTCGGCCGGCGCGGCGGTATCCACCGTCACGCTCAGCGGCGCAGAGCTTCCTGAAGCGTTACCGGCCGGGTCGACTGACGAGACGGTGAAGGTATGCGTGCCTTCCGCGAGCGTGCTGTCGGCGGTCCAGCTCCAGTTGCCATCCGGCTGTACCGTTACCGGCACCGTGGATGCTGTACCGTCTACGGAGACGATAACGGTGGTACCCGGTTCGCCGGTGCCCGTGAGGGTCGGCGTGCCGTCACGGGTATAAAGCACATTGCTTGTGAGCTGGCTGTCAGACACCGCGTTAATCAGCGGGATTTCTGGCGCAGTGGTATCAACGGTGACGGTGAAGACCGGGCTGAGGCCGCTGACGTTACCCGCAGCATCGACTGCCGCAACGGTGATGTTGAGTGGGCCATCAGTCTGGGTCGGAAGATCGAGAGACCACTCGCCATTGCTGCCCACTTCGACGCGTCCTACCTCAACGCCATTGTTATAGACGATGACCGTTTCGCCCGCAGGGCCGGTACCGCCCACACCGGGGGTAGTATCCGTGGTAACACCACCGTCGGGCTCACCGCCCACGGCGCTAATGACCGGCGTATCCGGTGCTACGGTATCAACGGTGATAGTGATCCCCGGTGACGCCGCCGAAACGTTACCGGCTTCGTCGGTGGCGGTGGCGGTAAATTCGTGGCTTCCCTCATCAATGCTGGCGTCAGGGCGCCAGCTCCAGTTGCCGTTGCTGTCTACGGTGACGCGACCCACTTCGGTGGCAGGCTGACCATTAATGCTGTCATAAATAATAACCACATCGTTCGCTGTGCCGGTGCCACTCAGGACCGGACGCGGATCGTTCGTGGTTTCCCCGTCGGCAACCGGTCCGGTTATCTGGCTGACGCTGTCCGTAATCACCGGTGCTGCTGGCGTAGCTGGTGGGTCGGTATCAATGGTGATGGTCACCGGCTGGGACGGGGCGCTTTCGTTCCCCGTGCCGTCCACGTTGGTGACGGTCAGGGTGATGTCATAGGTACCGTTGGGCAGTGGTGTTGTCGGTGTCCAGGACCAGTTGCCGGAGCCGTCCACTACGGCGTCACCTATTTTGATACCGCCGTTGTAGATCGTCACGGTATCGCCGACCGTGCCGGTACCGCTCAGGGTTGGCGTGGTGTCACGCGTGGTTTCACCTGGATTCAATGGCGTTTGCGTTGCACCGCCGTCAGGATTCACGGTGATGTCCGGAATATCCGGTGTGGCTGGCGCAATGGTATCTATCGTCAATTCAAACGGGCTGGAGATGGTGGTATTTCCGGCGGCATCTGTGGCGTGAACCGTCAGCGAATGCGTGCCGTCGGTGAGTGGAGTCGTTGGCGTAAATTGCCAACCGCCACTGCCGTCGAGGGTGGCTGTGCCGAGCAGGGTCGTACCGTCATAGACGGTGATAATCGTATCAGCAGGCGCGGAGCCCTGCAGCAGCGGCAGGGTGTCATCCGTGGTATCACCGCTACTGAGCGGTCCCTGAACGCCGCCAACGTCATCGATGACGGTGGCGATAGTTGCAGCCACTGGCGCGGTGGTATCGACGATAAAGGTGAAGTCGTTTGACGGCAGGCTGGTGTTACCCGCCGCGTCGGTCGCGACGACGGTAAAGGTATGAGGACCCTCGCCAAGCGGCACGGTGGGGGTATAGGACCACGTGCCGCTGCCGTCGACCGGGATCGTGACAAGATCGGCGCCATCCAGGCGGATGGTGACCGTCGAGCCCGGCTCAGCCGTACCGTTGAGCGTCGGGGTAGTGTCGTTAGTGCTGCCGTTAGGGGAGAGTGTACCGAGTCCCTCCGGGACATCATCCACCACCTGGGTAATGAGCGGGGCGGCAGGTGCCACGCTGTCAATCGTAATGCCCCAGGTGTTGGAAATCCCACTGATGTTGCCTGCCGCGTCGGTTGCGACTGCGGTCAGGGCATGCTGCCCCTCGCTAAGCGGTGTGGAAGGGGTAAAGATCCACGCACCGCCGCTATCGGCAACAGTGGTACCAATATCAACGCCGTCCATGCGGAGGGTGATCGTCGCATTTGCTTCGGCAGTCCCGCTGAGCGTCGGGGATGCGTCATTGGTGGTCTCATTGTTACCGATCGTACCAGTGCTTCCGGAAACATCGTCCACGACTTGTAATATCACCGGAGCTGTTGGTGCCGTGCCGTCAACGTTGATTGTCCAGGTGTTTGATGGCCCGCTCTGATTACCCGCGGCGTCCGCCGCAATTGCCGTTAGCACATGGGTTCCATCTAACAGCGGAGAAGGCGGTGTAAAACTCCACTGGCCGGAGGACGGAACGACCACCGTCCCGATAATATCGCTGTCGCTGGAAATGGTGATGGTCGAGCCGGGTTCGCCCGTTCCGTTTAACGTTGGGGACCGGTCGTTAGTCAGTCCACTCTGCTCGACTGGTCCGGTGGTGGCAAGGACGTCATCAACCACTGAAATAATGACCGGGGCCTGCGGTGGGGTAATATCCGGTGCAACAACGGGTGCTGTCGGACCCGTGTTGCCTGCCGTGTCGGTGGCTTCTGCGGTTAGGTTTTCGCCATTGATCTTCGGCGGGTTCAGCGGCAGGGTAAAATTGCCCTGGCCATCAGCCACAGTATCACCAATGAAGACGCCACCTTCACGGATGGTTACTGTGCTCCCGGGCTCTGCGTTGCCGCTGATGGTGGTGCCATCAGCCGAGACAACCACGTTTTCAGGAGTAAGCGGCGGCGTAGTGTCCACAGTGAAGGTGATAGGTTGCGATGTTGTGCTCTGGTTTCCGGCAGCATCGGTTTCACTGACGGTTATCGAGTGTGTCCCTTCCGGGAGCGGATTGTCTGGTGTGACACTCCAGGTGCCGTTGGGCTGCACCGTCGTGGTCCCAATCGCCACGCCATTGTCGTAGATGGTGATAGTTCCACCAGGCTCGCCAGTCCCTGCCAGGACCGGCAGGGAAGCATCGGTGGGCACGCCCGAGGTAATGGTTCCTCTAATTTGGCCCGTGTCGTCGGTTAGCACAATCGTACTTGGTGCATCCGGCGGGGTAATGTCGACCGTGAGGGTGAATACCGGTGAGACTGGACCGGAGTTACCGGCGGCGTCGGTTGCCTGCACGGTAATCTGGTGGGTGCTTTCACTGAGGTTTACTGACGGTGTGAAGGTCCAGGTGCCATTGCTGGCCACGACCGCACTCCCAATCGCGATACCACCGTCATAAATCGTCACGGTGGAGCCCGCTTCGGCAGTGCCGGTAAGCTGTGGACGCTGATCGTTGGTGCTACCGCCGTTACTGATTGCCCCCGTCTGCGGGTCAATATCATCTGTTATGCTGGTGATGGCCGCTGCATCAGGCGCGGTGGTGTCCGGTGCGATTACATTCGTGCCCTGGCTGGTATTCCCGGCGGCATCCGTTGCTGTGGCGGTAATTTGCTCACCATTGGTCAGTGGCGTCCCGAGGGATACGATAAATGTGCCGTCGCTACCGGTTTGACCTGTACCGATCACATTCCCGTTCATGTCTTTCAGCGTAATCGTACTGCCGGGTTCGGCAGTACCTGTGACAGTTTTACCATCCGAAGAAAACTGAAGACTGGAAGGCGCATTTGGCGGTGTGGTATCCGGATCGGAAGGATTGCCCGGCGTGCCGGGGTTCGTATTGTCATCATCATCGTCGCCACCCCCTCCGCCGCCGCTGCTTGCCGCGACAGCGATCCCGCCTGCGACAGCAAGACCACCGAGTACCCATGGCCAGATGGCTGCGCCACCGGTATCACCGCCTGAGGCCGCCAGTAATACGTCCGTGGAGGCGATAGATTCGTAGGTAGCAGCCCCGGTAGGATCTTCAATCCACCACAGCGCACCGTCACTCTCTTCCAGGACCAGCTGACTCACCCCCTCCGCGTCGGTGACGTAGAAATTCTTCAGGGTAATGACCTCGCCAGAGTGCAGCGTGACCACCAGATCGTTACCACTGCGGGCGAAGTGGGAGACATCGGCTCGCTCTACATGAAGCTCAACGATAGAGGAATGGCTCAGCGTAACCTGTGTGCCTTCCGTGGTAGTTTCCACGCCAGTGAGTTTCGATATAACAGAGATTTGGCTCATTTAGGTATTACTCCAGCAGAGTTGTCGTGAACGGCGTGCAAGATGCGCCATCTCTGCGGAAGGTAAAGCACGCCCCCGGCGGAGTTGCTGTTATTTACGCAGCACTCACCGTTATTTTTTTTAGAGCGAACGATGCCCGCCATAATCCAGAGTGGCAACATCAGAGCGAATCTAATTACTCATGAGAGAGAATGTCGTTTATTTGTATTTTTGTGTTGTATAAAACCCTGTAATTAATAGAGGTATTGGTTTTGACGATATAAAAATGATATAGCCAGAAAAGTCTGAATGTGCAAATTAAGCATCTGTAAACACTGTGTGAAGCGTTGAAGGGGGCATTAATTCATAGCTTGCTATTATAATTTAAAAAATATAACCAGTTGTATTTATTGTGTTTTTATTTATTTTTAAAATGCGGTTTTTATCATTTCGCCATGAATAAATATTTATCATGGGACTTTTTTTAGGATGGCGTTAAACGCTATTGTTTATGCCGGCTTAATGTGCGTTTAAGTTAGGGTAACGTTTTTGATATAACATATATTATGTTGGTAATTAACTAAAAATATATTCTTGTGCGGTGCCGGGATTCTGCTACTGAGAGAAAAATAATAACTAACAGGGAGTAAAGATAAAATATCCCGGTCAACATTTAATGGGGATACGACGTCAACATGATTCTGAGAAAAAAAGAGGGGCCCGGGAATGAATAAAATGCATCGCTCACGCGTTTACTGACGTCATTCCCATTCACCCTGGAGCCTTTTATGAACACCACCTCTGTGCGTTTGATCCCGGTGCTGATTTTTTCCCTGTTGTCTCCTCTCGCGCTGGCGATGGGCGATAATAGTACCGAGAGTAAAACTCCCGACTGTCCGTCCGGAAAGGTGTATGACAGTGCAACTCAGAAATGTGTGCCCGATAAGAGCAGCAGCCTTAGCGATCAGGACAAAACCAACTATGCCTATCACCTTGCTAAAAAAGGCGAGTACCAGGCGGCGCTGAACCTTCTTGATTCGCTAAAAAATAACAACACGGCTGAAGCATGGAACTATCGCGGGTATGCCACCCGCAAACTGGGTCGTACGGATGAAGGTATCGGTTACTACCAGCGTGCGCTGGCTATCGCCCCGGATTATGCCAAAGCCCGTGAATACCTGGGCGAGGCGTGGATGGTCAAGGGACGTCCGGATCTGGCCAAAGAGCAACTGAAAGTGATTGCCGGTATTTGCGGCCAGTCCTGTGAAGAGTACCGTGACCTGCAGGCT from Enterobacter ludwigii includes the following:
- a CDS encoding tetratricopeptide repeat protein yields the protein MNTTSVRLIPVLIFSLLSPLALAMGDNSTESKTPDCPSGKVYDSATQKCVPDKSSSLSDQDKTNYAYHLAKKGEYQAALNLLDSLKNNNTAEAWNYRGYATRKLGRTDEGIGYYQRALAIAPDYAKAREYLGEAWMVKGRPDLAKEQLKVIAGICGQSCEEYRDLQAAINGHPES
- a CDS encoding BapA/Bap/LapF family large adhesin, producing MSQISVISKLTGVETTTEGTQVTLSHSSIVELHVERADVSHFARSGNDLVVTLHSGEVITLKNFYVTDAEGVSQLVLEESDGALWWIEDPTGAATYESIASTDVLLAASGGDTGGAAIWPWVLGGLAVAGGIAVAASSGGGGGGDDDDDNTNPGTPGNPSDPDTTPPNAPSSLQFSSDGKTVTGTAEPGSTITLKDMNGNVIGTGQTGSDGTFIVSLGTPLTNGEQITATATDAAGNTSQGTNVIAPDTTAPDAAAITSITDDIDPQTGAISNGGSTNDQRPQLTGTAEAGSTVTIYDGGIAIGSAVVASNGTWTFTPSVNLSESTHQITVQATDAAGNSGPVSPVFTLTVDITPPDAPSTIVLTDDTGQIRGTITSGVPTDASLPVLAGTGEPGGTITIYDNGVAIGTTTVQPNGTWSVTPDNPLPEGTHSITVSETDAAGNQSTTSQPITFTVDTTPPLTPENVVVSADGTTISGNAEPGSTVTIREGGVFIGDTVADGQGNFTLPLNPPKINGENLTAEATDTAGNTGPTAPVVAPDITPPQAPVIISVVDDVLATTGPVEQSGLTNDRSPTLNGTGEPGSTITISSDSDIIGTVVVPSSGQWSFTPPSPLLDGTHVLTAIAADAAGNQSGPSNTWTINVDGTAPTAPVILQVVDDVSGSTGTIGNNETTNDASPTLSGTAEANATITLRMDGVDIGTTVADSGGAWIFTPSTPLSEGQHALTAVATDAAGNISGISNTWGITIDSVAPAAPLITQVVDDVPEGLGTLSPNGSTNDTTPTLNGTAEPGSTVTIRLDGADLVTIPVDGSGTWSYTPTVPLGEGPHTFTVVATDAAGNTSLPSNDFTFIVDTTAPVAATIATVIDDVGGVQGPLSSGDTTDDTLPLLQGSAPADTIITVYDGTTLLGTATLDGSGGWQFTPTTPLTDGTHSLTVHATDAAGNTTISSPFELTIDTIAPATPDIPDITVNPDGGATQTPLNPGETTRDTTPTLSGTGTVGDTVTIYNGGIKIGDAVVDGSGNWSWTPTTPLPNGTYDITLTVTNVDGTGNESAPSQPVTITIDTDPPATPAAPVITDSVSQITGPVADGETTNDPRPVLSGTGTANDVVIIYDSINGQPATEVGRVTVDSNGNWSWRPDASIDEGSHEFTATATDEAGNVSAASPGITITVDTVAPDTPVISAVGGEPDGGVTTDTTPGVGGTGPAGETVIVYNNGVEVGRVEVGSNGEWSLDLPTQTDGPLNITVAAVDAAGNVSGLSPVFTVTVDTTAPEIPLINAVSDSQLTSNVLYTRDGTPTLTGTGEPGTTVIVSVDGTASTVPVTVQPDGNWSWTADSTLAEGTHTFTVSSVDPAGNASGSSAPLSVTVDTAAPADPINMALAQEGTPLTGTAEAGSTITVKNSGGTVIGTGTAAGDGSFSIALSPAQLDPTTLTVSATDAAGNASPGATFNVVDSPLDLPQVPVITAIVDDVDPVTGDVKDKTTNDTTPTLTGTAEAGSLITIYQDGDVTAVSTVTADGSGNWSYTPTVLGEGLHTFEVTATLNGATSGRSPAASVTVDLTAPGTPTIGAVIDDVNPGTGPLTNGQTTNDNQPTLTGSGTVGDTISVYSNGTLLGTALVGNTGTWVFTPPALAEGNNVLTIRETDPAGNESGLSIGFTIVVDTVSTTPVITNITDNVGNAATTVVSGNPTNDATPTLSGTAEANSVVKIFDGGTQIAVVTADGTGAWTFTPDTALSEGPHAFTVTATDPQGNVSQVSNGWNVVVDLTAPTVPTLDTVNDNAPGGVTGNLTSGQVTNDITPTIGGTGQPGSTIHIMNNGTEIGLATVDGSGNWTFTPSTPLGDGSYALRVYATDAAGNASANSSVFAFTVDATGPAAPLVSSVIDDVGPVTGTLTTGNSTNDARPTFNGTGEVGATVHIIVDGNEIGTAVVNAQGNWTYTPDTALSDGPHAITFNATDAAGNTGSTTAPFNLTVDTAPPAAPAITTAGDNAGSVQTPLTSGQSTDDTTPTLTGTAAANATVTIYENGQPVGTALADGAGAWSFTPSSALSNGSHTWTATATDAAGNVSPASPGFTLVVDTSAPNAPVISQAVDDAGSITGPLSSGQTTDDTVPRLVGTSEPFATVNIYEGTTLVGTGTADTSGNWSILLTTTLATGAHSFTAQATDAAGNTSVSSAAFSLTIDTTPPALPVLSSIVDDVGNVATPVTDGGLTNDAQPTLTGTAEAGATVNIFDNGVQIGSAIATGGAWSFTPSPALSNGSHSLTFTATDAVGNTSAPTTPYVINVDAIAPIAPVIGSVVDDVGSVTGPVIGTTPTNDTRPTLNGTAEANATVRIYDGATVVGTVTADASGNWTLPQTSTILTEGTHNFTATATDAAGNISAASTVTTIIVDTAAPTAPTGTFNADGSVLTGNAEAGSTVAIRLADGSTVTATADSNGTYSYTFTNKQTEGQTLQITASDVAGNTSQPGSVLAPVVPLSASNNVEELNLSTTATVTNSQYSDYGFLLVGAVGNVLTLLGNDTAQVNFTVGSGGSADIVVNANATGAVLSLLNTLELVVQHNVNGVWTTVVDTGQPQFADLLTLGATGVSLNLTGLADGDYRVLSYNTNLLATGSYTSLDVAVKETSAGTVTGDTSLNGNVILDADPTAGSDNAPAGTTVSAVTNALGVTTSVNADGTVVQGQYGTLTINRDGSYTYNLTDTSAAVIGRTESFTYTITHNGVSASANLVLSLGEGTLVNGIVAVDDTASLTFDTTVSEINNGTSSQGGFTLVGINLGNTLGLNLLDDMTNPIIYNVEEGTTRTMTIQASVGGVALASVFDLYVYKFNNATQTFEQMRVEPGWLRAPLLGGTSSQLTLNLPAGEYLFLLNTAAGITALTAYTLNVLEDHVYSVSSIGETTTGDVLDNDVATGAVVSEVNGVAVNSSGLTDIQGEYGTLSINASGQYTYTLKTGVGADHISTPDTFVYTITAPDGTKDTASLNITPTAQAMDAVNDVSTVMDVTSVHHTTTYSDTTVGTASWTTALLSSTQGSGSGTFVVDPNTALHNASLHFNVASLLALGGLTVNWSISDGTGVIRSGSFSGGSLLGGNIDVPLTGLDLNAGTYTLSYTGSVPGLSVGNITITPSVNGTTYSLSDFDVTGSHSVNGNIFDGTDSGGVLDQLHSVDTRLSVTGYDGVTTTLDPYTGSATVNVVGHYGTLAIGADGHYTYTLNTGVSLSTITSKETFNYTLTDADGKTDSATLTINMAPQFISSEHNDVITGTAYGDTLIYQVLNATAGNATAGNVSSTAGDHWTNFSLTQGDKIDIGDLLVGWNGSSSTLGNYLHVTNSNGNTVISIDRDGSGSTYTNTTLVTLDNVQTTYDELVNQQHIVT